A section of the Phaseolus vulgaris cultivar G19833 chromosome 8, P. vulgaris v2.0, whole genome shotgun sequence genome encodes:
- the LOC137823580 gene encoding uncharacterized protein isoform X1, whose protein sequence is MLLRYCRYSRIMSGTSEKKLVRIDVSSDTVCPWCFVGKKNLDKAIAASNDKYNFEIIWHPFQLNPDAPKEGIDKREYYRRKFGSQSERMEARMSEVFKNVGLQYSLSGLKGNTMDSHRLIYFARQHGLDKQHDLVEELNIGYFTQGKYIGDHKFLLESAAKVGIEGAEEFLKNPNSGLKEVEEELKTYSGNITGVPYYVINGNHKLSGGQPPEVFLRAFQVATT, encoded by the exons GTATTGCAGATACAGTAGGATCATGAGCGGGACTTCTGAAAAGAAGCTTGTAAGAATTGATGTTAGCTCTGATACTGTGTGTCCATGGTGCTTTGTCGGCAAAAAAAATCTAGACAAGGCCATAGCTGCCTCTAATGATAAGTACAACTTTGAG ATAATATGGCATCCCTTTCAACTTAACCCTGATGCCCCTAAAGAAGGCATTGACAAGAGGGAGTATTACAGAAGAAAGTTTGGATCCCAATCAGAACGGATGGAAGCTCGGATGTCAGAG GTGTTCAAGAATGTTGGTCTGCAATATAGTTTATCTGGACTAAA GGGAAACACCATGGACAGCCACAGGCTTATATATTTTGCTAGACAGCATGGTCTTGACAAGCAGCATGATCTAGttgaagaacttaatattgGCTATTTCACACAGGGAAAATACATTGGTGACCA TAAGTTTCTTCTGGAATCTGCAGCAAAGGTTGGTATAGAAGGAGCAGAAGAGTTTCTTAAGAACCCCAACAGTGGTTTGAAGGAG GTTGAGGAGGAGCTGAAAACATATTCAGGGAACATTACAGGGGTTCCATATTACGTG ATTAATGGAAATCACAAGCTGAGTGGTGGACAACCCCCTGAAGTCTTCTTGAGAGCCTTCCAGGTTGCTACAACTTGA
- the LOC137823580 gene encoding uncharacterized protein isoform X2: protein MLLRYSRIMSGTSEKKLVRIDVSSDTVCPWCFVGKKNLDKAIAASNDKYNFEIIWHPFQLNPDAPKEGIDKREYYRRKFGSQSERMEARMSEVFKNVGLQYSLSGLKGNTMDSHRLIYFARQHGLDKQHDLVEELNIGYFTQGKYIGDHKFLLESAAKVGIEGAEEFLKNPNSGLKEVEEELKTYSGNITGVPYYVINGNHKLSGGQPPEVFLRAFQVATT, encoded by the exons ATACAGTAGGATCATGAGCGGGACTTCTGAAAAGAAGCTTGTAAGAATTGATGTTAGCTCTGATACTGTGTGTCCATGGTGCTTTGTCGGCAAAAAAAATCTAGACAAGGCCATAGCTGCCTCTAATGATAAGTACAACTTTGAG ATAATATGGCATCCCTTTCAACTTAACCCTGATGCCCCTAAAGAAGGCATTGACAAGAGGGAGTATTACAGAAGAAAGTTTGGATCCCAATCAGAACGGATGGAAGCTCGGATGTCAGAG GTGTTCAAGAATGTTGGTCTGCAATATAGTTTATCTGGACTAAA GGGAAACACCATGGACAGCCACAGGCTTATATATTTTGCTAGACAGCATGGTCTTGACAAGCAGCATGATCTAGttgaagaacttaatattgGCTATTTCACACAGGGAAAATACATTGGTGACCA TAAGTTTCTTCTGGAATCTGCAGCAAAGGTTGGTATAGAAGGAGCAGAAGAGTTTCTTAAGAACCCCAACAGTGGTTTGAAGGAG GTTGAGGAGGAGCTGAAAACATATTCAGGGAACATTACAGGGGTTCCATATTACGTG ATTAATGGAAATCACAAGCTGAGTGGTGGACAACCCCCTGAAGTCTTCTTGAGAGCCTTCCAGGTTGCTACAACTTGA
- the LOC137823580 gene encoding uncharacterized protein isoform X3, with amino-acid sequence MSGTSEKKLVRIDVSSDTVCPWCFVGKKNLDKAIAASNDKYNFEIIWHPFQLNPDAPKEGIDKREYYRRKFGSQSERMEARMSEVFKNVGLQYSLSGLKGNTMDSHRLIYFARQHGLDKQHDLVEELNIGYFTQGKYIGDHKFLLESAAKVGIEGAEEFLKNPNSGLKEVEEELKTYSGNITGVPYYVINGNHKLSGGQPPEVFLRAFQVATT; translated from the exons ATGAGCGGGACTTCTGAAAAGAAGCTTGTAAGAATTGATGTTAGCTCTGATACTGTGTGTCCATGGTGCTTTGTCGGCAAAAAAAATCTAGACAAGGCCATAGCTGCCTCTAATGATAAGTACAACTTTGAG ATAATATGGCATCCCTTTCAACTTAACCCTGATGCCCCTAAAGAAGGCATTGACAAGAGGGAGTATTACAGAAGAAAGTTTGGATCCCAATCAGAACGGATGGAAGCTCGGATGTCAGAG GTGTTCAAGAATGTTGGTCTGCAATATAGTTTATCTGGACTAAA GGGAAACACCATGGACAGCCACAGGCTTATATATTTTGCTAGACAGCATGGTCTTGACAAGCAGCATGATCTAGttgaagaacttaatattgGCTATTTCACACAGGGAAAATACATTGGTGACCA TAAGTTTCTTCTGGAATCTGCAGCAAAGGTTGGTATAGAAGGAGCAGAAGAGTTTCTTAAGAACCCCAACAGTGGTTTGAAGGAG GTTGAGGAGGAGCTGAAAACATATTCAGGGAACATTACAGGGGTTCCATATTACGTG ATTAATGGAAATCACAAGCTGAGTGGTGGACAACCCCCTGAAGTCTTCTTGAGAGCCTTCCAGGTTGCTACAACTTGA